In Sphingobium sp. TKS, the following proteins share a genomic window:
- a CDS encoding TonB-dependent receptor: MQQSHAKVRHYQGIVGSVANEVGLFDPIRGDFSGARLPFSPKWQSSLSADYSLPLGGVNLTMGTTISSQSKSLGVLAITNADKDLYEVNGRTLVSARLGVEAPDGRWAVFGWGRNIFNKYYWTNTIQTYDTVVRYAGRPAEYGLTVRFKFQ; encoded by the coding sequence TTGCAACAGAGCCACGCCAAGGTTCGCCACTATCAGGGGATCGTCGGCTCCGTTGCCAACGAAGTGGGCCTGTTCGATCCGATCCGGGGCGATTTCAGCGGCGCACGGCTGCCGTTTTCGCCCAAATGGCAATCGAGCCTGAGCGCGGACTACAGCCTGCCGCTGGGTGGCGTGAACCTAACCATGGGCACGACGATCTCCTCACAAAGCAAATCGCTGGGCGTTCTGGCCATCACCAACGCGGACAAGGATCTCTACGAGGTGAATGGCCGCACGCTCGTTTCCGCGCGGCTTGGCGTGGAAGCGCCTGATGGCCGCTGGGCGGTCTTCGGCTGGGGTCGCAATATCTTCAACAAGTATTACTGGACAAACACGATCCAGACTTACGATACCGTTGTTCGCTACGCTGGTCGACCCGCCGAATATGGCTTGACCGTGCGCTTCAAGTTCCAGTAA